A window from Neodiprion fabricii isolate iyNeoFabr1 chromosome 2, iyNeoFabr1.1, whole genome shotgun sequence encodes these proteins:
- the LOC124174711 gene encoding eukaryotic translation initiation factor 3 subunit K isoform X1 — MAEAMRQTIVEMLKGIERYNPDNLSTLEKYVEIQSRENAYDLEANLAVLKLYQLNPQRFSQDITCQILLKALTNFPHTDFVLCKCLLTEKIIYRIEAKGRQICKILQLQMQEEPINQIMYLGDILEQCDFQHFWDRVLSMPELCNRIVGFQDSVRKFVCHVVGITFQTIDKGLLAQLLGGIDDSTLKHWVKKYGWKEESKNVIFIANQDENIKTKNITEKIDFENVAGLMAACL; from the exons ATGGCAGAGGCTATGAGGCAAACTATCGTCGAAATGTTGAAGGGGATTGAGAG ATACAATCCTGACAATCTTTCCACCCTTgagaaatatgttgaaattCAGTCGAGGGAAAACGCTTATGATCTCGAGGCAAATCTTGCTGTCTTGAAGTTGTATCAGTTGAATCCGCAACGCTTTAGTCAAGATATAACTTGCCAGATATTGCTCAAGGCTTTGACTAATTTTCCTCACACAGACTTCGTTCTTTGTAAATGTCTgttgactgaaaaaatt ATTTACAGAATAGAGGCAAAAGGAAGAcagatttgtaaaattttgcaattgcAGATGCAAGAAGAACCAATCAACCAGATCATGTATTTGGGAGATATTTTGGAACAATGTGATTTCCAACATTTTTGGGACAGAGTTTTATCTATGCCAGAACTGTGCAACAGAATAGTTGGGTTTCAGGATTCCGTCCGCAAATTCGTCTGCCATGTCGTAGGAATTACTTTCCAAACTATCGACAAAGGTCTGCTTGCCCAGCTACTTGGTGGTATCGATG ATTCCACCTTGAAACACTGGGTCAAGAAATACGGATGGAAAGAAGAATCTAAGAATGTGATTTTTATTGCGAATCAAGATGAAAACATCAAGACCAAAAATATTACCGAAAAAATCGACTTTGAAAATGTTGCTGGACTCATGGCTGCATGTCTGTAA
- the LOC124174712 gene encoding cytochrome c oxidase subunit 5B, mitochondrial-like produces MASLCGRILLQVSRRSINTSVRCGTKVPEMADPLDHATGLEKKELLARAAGNDDPFDMKVIKRGPGTKDCPNEVPSAFDSRLVGCICEEDATSINWMWLHQGSPRRCECGHWFKLIEKTPL; encoded by the exons ATGGCATCGCTGTGTGGAAGGATTCTTCTCCAAGTTTCTCGTCGCTCAATCAACACATCAGTAAGATGTGGTACCAAAG TTCCAGAAATGGCAGACCCCCTGGACCACGCAACtggtttggaaaaaaaagagctACTCGCTCGTGCTGCTGGCAATGAT GATCCATTTGACATGAAAGTAATCAAGCGTGGACCAGGAACTAAAGATTGTCCAAATGAGGTACCTAGTGCATTTGACAGCCGACTGGTTGGATGTATTTGCGAAGAGGATGCAACTTCAATAAACTGGATGTGGCTGCACCAAGGTTCCCCTCGTCGTTGCGAATGTGGCCACTGGTTCAAATTGATTGAGAAAACTcctttataa
- the LOC124174708 gene encoding peroxisomal membrane protein PEX13 isoform X1: MNQQGHSNCNNNQFRAIPDLGRSEPSLPINSNVSNFQQRNPPPLPPRTNRSVQSYQPMYGDHRSLPSPYYSGYGTGMNYRGYGGYGSYGGYGGMSGYNSYNQFGGPSGDVENRFVQLAEERTRPAFQSIETMVHTFSSITMMLESTFFAMTSSFRAILSVADNIGRLRSMFGHFLDTFALIRFMKWLYWKSMYTLGLRPDDPNSELLWRQTAIEVMNGGKTGSSSWPIFMFLSMLFAIPYLVHKLVHNAKELKINTDNPKEWFQQNEPMYTATATYDFNATSSEELSLRCGQKIWLAPKSLQPKDTPGWWKATDSVNVGLIPSSYVTVVGQIKKKSTVLEQGTANDCSENIGTSMAQSSNQKDKCSFPDLEEAFGTKIPEEG; the protein is encoded by the exons ATGAATCAACAAGGGCATAGTAATTGCAACAATAACCAGTTTAGAGCCATCCCGGACCTCGGAAGAAG CGAGCCAAGCCTTCCAATCAACAGTAATGTGTCCAATTTCCAACAGAGGAATCCCCCACCTTTGCCACCCCGTACAAATAGATCTGTTCAAAGTTACCAGCCAATGTATGGGGATCACAGATCGTTGCCTTCACCGTATTACAGTGGATATGGAACAGGCATGAATTACAGAGGCTATGGAGGCTATGGCTCATATGGTGGATATGGCGGGATGTCAGGTTATAATTCATATAATCAATTTGGCGGGCCTAGTGGCGATGTAGAGAATCG ATTTGTCCAGTTAGCCGAAGAGAGAACCAGGCCAGCATTCCAATCCATAGAAACAATGGTACACACATTTTCATCTATCACAATGATGCTTGAATCAACTTTTTTTGCAATGACAAGCTCGTTTAGAGCCATTCTTAGCGTAGCAGACAACATAGGTAGATTACGCTCCATGTTCGGACACTTCTTGGATACATTTGCTCTTATTAGATTTATGAAGTGGTTGTACTGGAAGAGTATGTACACGCTGG GATTACGCCCTGACGATCCAAACAGTGAATTGTTATGGCGCCAGACAGCAATTGAAGTCATGAATGGAGGGAAAACGGGATCTTCTAGTTGGCCAATTTTCATGTTTCTCAGCATGTTGTTTGCCATTCCTTATTTAGTCCATAAATTAGTTCATAATGCCAAAGAACTTAAAATAAACA CTGATAATCCAAAAGAATGGTTCCAACAGAACGAGCCTATGTATACAGCAACAGCGACATATGACTTTAATGCCACTTCTAGTGAAGAACTCAGTTTAAGATGTGGACAAAAAATTTGGCTAGCACCAAAATCTCTGCAACCTAAGGATACACCTGGTTGGTGGAAAGCAACGGATAGTGTGAACGTGGGTTTGATACCATCTTCATATGTGACAGTGGTTGggcagattaaaaaaaaatcaacagtCCTTGAACAGGGAACAGCGAATGAttgttctgaaaatattgGCACCAGTATGGCTCAGAGTTCTAATCAGAAAGACAAATGTAGTTTTCCCGATCTTGAGGAAGCTTTCGGGACTAAAATACCCGAGGAAGGTTAA
- the LOC124176706 gene encoding 39S ribosomal protein L44, mitochondrial produces the protein MSSLRTCARAAIRIQKLTSVIYTGERGIKRWVAPTLRVINKRKAKLGPQPEPRRSNFLDWNYNAEIFAFNKRLSENFDVELLQQAFTHRSYVAQEEQKQREVGIENPELSIKDNTDLIVEGKCLTSEIVERYLRQALPRLPEEGILKLKDYLLSEEIVAKVSVQIGTKDIILSEDHPVRQETLVNTFFALVAALARSNDVVHTSFFVRDFLIATLSDKEILSIWTPSHPFQTLDAILNREKRGSADFRLTAQTGVNTILAAYQVAVYSDQQFLGIGTGETVQVAKNIAALDALQRMFGIADFSRPIPFNLTVDVSSQRTENLPLTKWCTENLKHTVGG, from the exons ATGAGCTCATTACGCACGTGTGCTAGAGCAGCAATTCGCATACAAAAATTAACCTCGGTCATCTACACAG GTGAACGAGGTATAAAACGATGGGTTGCACCAACACTACGTGTAATCAACAAGCGAAAGGCCAAATTAGGACCACAGCCTGAGCCGCGGCGAAGTAATTTCCTTGATTGGAATTATAACGCAGAAATATTTGCATTTAACAAAAGGTTGTCCGAAAATTTTGATGTCGAACTATTGCAACAAGCTTTTACTCATAGGTCTTACGTTGCACAAGAGGAACAGAAGCAGAGAGAGGTTGGCATTGAAAATCCAGAATTAAGCATCAAGGATAACACTGATCTCATAGTAGAAGGAAAATGCTTAACATCGGAAATAGTTGAGCGTTATTTAAGACAAGCTCTGCCAAGACTTCCGGAAGAAGGCATTTT gaAACTGAAGGATTATCTTTTAAGCGAGGAGATTGTGGCTAAGGTTTCTGTACAGATTGGAACTAAAGATATTATATTAAGCGAG GACCATCCTGTGCGGCAGGAAACCTTAGTGAATACGTTCTTTGCATTAGTAGCAGCATTAGCTCGCAGCAATGACGTAGTTCACACAAGCTTTTTTGTGCGTGACTTTTTGATAGCTACGCTTTCTGATAAAGAAATATTGTCAATCTGGACTCCTAGCCATCCGTTTCAAACACTAGATGCTATTCTgaatagagaaaaaagaggTTCTGCAGATTTTCGTCTCACTGCTCAAACTGGAGTAAACACAATTCTAGCTGCTTACCAAGTTGCAGTTTATTCTGATCAGCAGTTTCTCGGTATAG GTACCGGCGAAACTGTACAAGTGGCAAAAAATATTGCAGCACTTGACGCTCTGCAGCGAATGTTCGGAATAGCTGATTTCAGCCGGCCAATCCCGTTCAATTTAACAGTGGATGTATCATCTCAGAGAACTGAGAATCTACCACTCACGAAATGGTGTACCGAAAATTTGAAGCATACAGTCGGAGGTTGA
- the LOC124174708 gene encoding peroxisomal membrane protein PEX13 isoform X2, producing MTVFIKSIIRCYTDPITVIASRNPPPLPPRTNRSVQSYQPMYGDHRSLPSPYYSGYGTGMNYRGYGGYGSYGGYGGMSGYNSYNQFGGPSGDVENRFVQLAEERTRPAFQSIETMVHTFSSITMMLESTFFAMTSSFRAILSVADNIGRLRSMFGHFLDTFALIRFMKWLYWKSMYTLGLRPDDPNSELLWRQTAIEVMNGGKTGSSSWPIFMFLSMLFAIPYLVHKLVHNAKELKINTDNPKEWFQQNEPMYTATATYDFNATSSEELSLRCGQKIWLAPKSLQPKDTPGWWKATDSVNVGLIPSSYVTVVGQIKKKSTVLEQGTANDCSENIGTSMAQSSNQKDKCSFPDLEEAFGTKIPEEG from the exons ATGACGGTTTTTATCAAGTCAATAATCAGATGTTATACCGATCCTATTACTGTTATTGCTAGT AGGAATCCCCCACCTTTGCCACCCCGTACAAATAGATCTGTTCAAAGTTACCAGCCAATGTATGGGGATCACAGATCGTTGCCTTCACCGTATTACAGTGGATATGGAACAGGCATGAATTACAGAGGCTATGGAGGCTATGGCTCATATGGTGGATATGGCGGGATGTCAGGTTATAATTCATATAATCAATTTGGCGGGCCTAGTGGCGATGTAGAGAATCG ATTTGTCCAGTTAGCCGAAGAGAGAACCAGGCCAGCATTCCAATCCATAGAAACAATGGTACACACATTTTCATCTATCACAATGATGCTTGAATCAACTTTTTTTGCAATGACAAGCTCGTTTAGAGCCATTCTTAGCGTAGCAGACAACATAGGTAGATTACGCTCCATGTTCGGACACTTCTTGGATACATTTGCTCTTATTAGATTTATGAAGTGGTTGTACTGGAAGAGTATGTACACGCTGG GATTACGCCCTGACGATCCAAACAGTGAATTGTTATGGCGCCAGACAGCAATTGAAGTCATGAATGGAGGGAAAACGGGATCTTCTAGTTGGCCAATTTTCATGTTTCTCAGCATGTTGTTTGCCATTCCTTATTTAGTCCATAAATTAGTTCATAATGCCAAAGAACTTAAAATAAACA CTGATAATCCAAAAGAATGGTTCCAACAGAACGAGCCTATGTATACAGCAACAGCGACATATGACTTTAATGCCACTTCTAGTGAAGAACTCAGTTTAAGATGTGGACAAAAAATTTGGCTAGCACCAAAATCTCTGCAACCTAAGGATACACCTGGTTGGTGGAAAGCAACGGATAGTGTGAACGTGGGTTTGATACCATCTTCATATGTGACAGTGGTTGggcagattaaaaaaaaatcaacagtCCTTGAACAGGGAACAGCGAATGAttgttctgaaaatattgGCACCAGTATGGCTCAGAGTTCTAATCAGAAAGACAAATGTAGTTTTCCCGATCTTGAGGAAGCTTTCGGGACTAAAATACCCGAGGAAGGTTAA
- the LOC124174711 gene encoding eukaryotic translation initiation factor 3 subunit K isoform X2 gives MAEAMRQTIVEMLKGIERYNPDNLSTLEKYVEIQSRENAYDLEANLAVLKLYQLNPQRFSQDITCQILLKALTNFPHTDFVLCKCLLTEKIMQEEPINQIMYLGDILEQCDFQHFWDRVLSMPELCNRIVGFQDSVRKFVCHVVGITFQTIDKGLLAQLLGGIDDSTLKHWVKKYGWKEESKNVIFIANQDENIKTKNITEKIDFENVAGLMAACL, from the exons ATGGCAGAGGCTATGAGGCAAACTATCGTCGAAATGTTGAAGGGGATTGAGAG ATACAATCCTGACAATCTTTCCACCCTTgagaaatatgttgaaattCAGTCGAGGGAAAACGCTTATGATCTCGAGGCAAATCTTGCTGTCTTGAAGTTGTATCAGTTGAATCCGCAACGCTTTAGTCAAGATATAACTTGCCAGATATTGCTCAAGGCTTTGACTAATTTTCCTCACACAGACTTCGTTCTTTGTAAATGTCTgttgactgaaaaaatt ATGCAAGAAGAACCAATCAACCAGATCATGTATTTGGGAGATATTTTGGAACAATGTGATTTCCAACATTTTTGGGACAGAGTTTTATCTATGCCAGAACTGTGCAACAGAATAGTTGGGTTTCAGGATTCCGTCCGCAAATTCGTCTGCCATGTCGTAGGAATTACTTTCCAAACTATCGACAAAGGTCTGCTTGCCCAGCTACTTGGTGGTATCGATG ATTCCACCTTGAAACACTGGGTCAAGAAATACGGATGGAAAGAAGAATCTAAGAATGTGATTTTTATTGCGAATCAAGATGAAAACATCAAGACCAAAAATATTACCGAAAAAATCGACTTTGAAAATGTTGCTGGACTCATGGCTGCATGTCTGTAA
- the LOC124174708 gene encoding peroxisomal membrane protein PEX13 isoform X3 — translation MYGDHRSLPSPYYSGYGTGMNYRGYGGYGSYGGYGGMSGYNSYNQFGGPSGDVENRFVQLAEERTRPAFQSIETMVHTFSSITMMLESTFFAMTSSFRAILSVADNIGRLRSMFGHFLDTFALIRFMKWLYWKSMYTLGLRPDDPNSELLWRQTAIEVMNGGKTGSSSWPIFMFLSMLFAIPYLVHKLVHNAKELKINTDNPKEWFQQNEPMYTATATYDFNATSSEELSLRCGQKIWLAPKSLQPKDTPGWWKATDSVNVGLIPSSYVTVVGQIKKKSTVLEQGTANDCSENIGTSMAQSSNQKDKCSFPDLEEAFGTKIPEEG, via the exons ATGTATGGGGATCACAGATCGTTGCCTTCACCGTATTACAGTGGATATGGAACAGGCATGAATTACAGAGGCTATGGAGGCTATGGCTCATATGGTGGATATGGCGGGATGTCAGGTTATAATTCATATAATCAATTTGGCGGGCCTAGTGGCGATGTAGAGAATCG ATTTGTCCAGTTAGCCGAAGAGAGAACCAGGCCAGCATTCCAATCCATAGAAACAATGGTACACACATTTTCATCTATCACAATGATGCTTGAATCAACTTTTTTTGCAATGACAAGCTCGTTTAGAGCCATTCTTAGCGTAGCAGACAACATAGGTAGATTACGCTCCATGTTCGGACACTTCTTGGATACATTTGCTCTTATTAGATTTATGAAGTGGTTGTACTGGAAGAGTATGTACACGCTGG GATTACGCCCTGACGATCCAAACAGTGAATTGTTATGGCGCCAGACAGCAATTGAAGTCATGAATGGAGGGAAAACGGGATCTTCTAGTTGGCCAATTTTCATGTTTCTCAGCATGTTGTTTGCCATTCCTTATTTAGTCCATAAATTAGTTCATAATGCCAAAGAACTTAAAATAAACA CTGATAATCCAAAAGAATGGTTCCAACAGAACGAGCCTATGTATACAGCAACAGCGACATATGACTTTAATGCCACTTCTAGTGAAGAACTCAGTTTAAGATGTGGACAAAAAATTTGGCTAGCACCAAAATCTCTGCAACCTAAGGATACACCTGGTTGGTGGAAAGCAACGGATAGTGTGAACGTGGGTTTGATACCATCTTCATATGTGACAGTGGTTGggcagattaaaaaaaaatcaacagtCCTTGAACAGGGAACAGCGAATGAttgttctgaaaatattgGCACCAGTATGGCTCAGAGTTCTAATCAGAAAGACAAATGTAGTTTTCCCGATCTTGAGGAAGCTTTCGGGACTAAAATACCCGAGGAAGGTTAA